From the Lolium rigidum isolate FL_2022 chromosome 2, APGP_CSIRO_Lrig_0.1, whole genome shotgun sequence genome, one window contains:
- the LOC124688707 gene encoding DEAD-box ATP-dependent RNA helicase 1-like: MVAMKSKEPSDEVPSDRVPHLPWMRHPVDIDSFSGYPVTTLPRLDPRLAAAVQRIGIESFFPVQVATWLETVGPGAFQRDICINSPTGSGKTLAYALPIVQALSTRKVRCLRALVVLPTRDLALQVKEVFDAIAPAVGLTVASAVGQSSIADEISVLIRKSKQGLYPTLDEEFVEMEPQTQVDILVATPGRLMDHINMTKGFSLEHLQYLVVDETDRMLREAYQSWLPTVIQFTRSTNQDHHQLDTAGKTLLHPFTTIRRSGVERGFKGKCFPRLAKIVCSATLTQDPSKLSQLELHHPLLLNSGKKRYRIPTKLESYKLVCTSNLKPLCLIVLLQELRGEKCLVFTSSVESSNRLSTLLGFFEDLPFKFSEFSRLQRESARRKTLAAFKEGEIDVLIGTDIMARGIHIDGLKYVINYDMPPYVKTYIHRAGRTARAGESGSCFTFLRKHEVKTFDKMLKKADDSSCSLRSLPEESIESLRPTFSIALKKLEESLQPEASKKSNSGDKVPGGSKRKRTKQT; the protein is encoded by the exons ATGGTCGCCATGAAGAGCAAGGAACCCTCGGATGAGGTGCCCTCGGACCGCGTGCCGCACCTGCCGTGGATGCGGCACCCCGTCGACATCGACTCCTTCTCCGGCTACCCCGTCACGACCCTCCCCCGTCTCGACCCAAG ATTGGCAGCGGCAGTGCAGAGAATAGGAATCGAGTCCTTTTTCCCGGTTCAGGTAGCGACATGGCTGGAAACGGTTGGCCCTGGTGCTTTCCAGAGGGATATCTGTATTAACTCCCCGACTGGATCCGGCAAGACCCTTGCTTATGCCTTGCCTATTGTGCAAGCGCTATCCACTCGGAAAGTAAGGTGTTTGCGTGCCTTGGTCGTGTTACCTACACGGGATTTAGCATTGCAG GTTAAAGAGGTTTTTGATGCTATTGCTCCTGCGGTGGGATTGACAGTTGCTTCAGCAGTTGGTCAATCGTCCATAGCGGATGAAATTTCAGTTCTTATCAGGAAGTCCAAGCAAGGGCTTTACCCAACTCTTGATGAGGAATTTGTGGAAATGGAACCGCAGACTCAGGTTGATATATTGGTGGCTACTCCTGGAAGATTGATGGATCATATTAACATGACAAAAGGTTTTAGTCTGGAGCATCTTCAGTACCTG GTTGTCGATGAGACGGATAGAATGTTAAGAGAGGCATATCAGTCCTGGTTGCCGACAGTTATCCAATTTACCCGCTCCACCAATCAAGATCATCACCAGCTTGACACTGCTGGAAAAACTCTACTACATCCATTCACTACCATTAGAAGATC GGGTGTTGAGCGAGGATTTAAAGGTAAATGCTTTCCAAGACTGGCGAAGATAGTTTGTTCTGCTACACTGACTCAAGATCCTAGCAAACTTTCTCAACTTGAGTTGCATCATCCCTTGCTGTTGAATAGTGGGAAGAAGCGTTACAGAATTCCTACAAAGCTGGAGTCATACAAGCTG GTCTGCACATCAAACTTAAAGCCACTGTGTCTCATTGTTCTTCTCCAAGAGTTGCGTGGGGAGAAGTGCTTGGTTTTTACTTCATCTGTAGAATCAAGCAATAGACTAAGCACTTTACTCGGATTTTTCGAAGACTTGCCCTTTAAGTTTAGTGAATTTTCACGTTTGCAGCGTGAATCTGCTCGAAG GAAGACATTGGCAGCCTTCAAGGAAGGGGAAATAGATGTTCTCATCGGCACAGATATAATGGCTCGAGGAATACATATCGATGGTTTAAAATATGTTATCAACTATGATATGCCACCGTATGTGAAAACGTACATCCACCGAGCAGGTCGTACTGCTAGGGCGGGCGAATCTGGTTCTTGCTTCACGTTTTTAAGGAAACATGAG GTCAAAACTTTCGACAAAATGCTCAAGAAGGCGGATGATTCTAGCTGCAGCCTTCGTTCACTACCCGAGGAATCAATAGAAAGCCTTCGCCCAACTTTTTCCATTG CTCTAAAGAAACTGGAAGAATCTCTACAACCAGAAGCATCAAAGAAATCCAACTCAGGAGATAAAGTGCCAGGTGGTTCTAAAAGAAAGAGAACCAAGCAGACGTGA